A genomic segment from Rhodospirillum centenum SW encodes:
- a CDS encoding DUF2336 domain-containing protein yields MSRTPTAETPRPGTRALSAGDVRKLLADRSAQARIDTMSKVVVELSEDRLEPREAELAREVLLRFARDAEVAVREAVAWQIHNSPVLTDDLARTLAADVGRVAFPVLRFARLADDFLLEVLSGRDAEKHVAIAGRARVSPVVADAIVETATLPAIGTLLRNDGAEIPTPTLERVADRYGDVAMVADPLADRPDLPPTVVEKLIHRVSEDLRRTLVERYQVPPSVVAELVGRGREAATMLLLAPLTRDGTDVELLARHLHVNGRLTPTLLFRALCAGDLALFTAGMAVRAGIAVANAGILLADDGPLGLRSLFERAQIHSHLTPPFRSALKVVRETGYEGGEADRRAFQLAVLARVHAECGHIEEHAVDELLMQLFDGKSEEEIDRAMEMAGLPFLPLRASDDRRSGA; encoded by the coding sequence ATGAGCAGAACCCCGACCGCCGAGACGCCCCGCCCGGGCACGCGCGCCCTGTCCGCCGGTGACGTCAGGAAGCTGCTGGCCGACCGCTCGGCCCAGGCGCGGATCGACACCATGTCCAAGGTCGTCGTGGAACTGTCCGAGGACCGGCTGGAACCGCGGGAGGCGGAACTGGCGCGCGAGGTGCTGCTGCGCTTCGCCCGCGATGCCGAGGTGGCCGTGCGCGAGGCCGTGGCCTGGCAGATCCACAACAGCCCGGTCCTGACCGACGATCTGGCGCGCACCCTGGCGGCGGATGTCGGCCGTGTGGCTTTTCCGGTGCTGCGCTTCGCCAGGCTGGCGGACGACTTCCTGCTGGAGGTGCTGAGCGGCCGGGATGCGGAGAAGCATGTCGCCATCGCCGGTCGCGCCCGGGTCTCCCCCGTCGTGGCCGACGCCATCGTGGAGACGGCGACCCTGCCCGCCATCGGGACGCTGCTGCGCAACGACGGGGCGGAAATCCCCACCCCGACCCTGGAACGGGTGGCGGACCGCTACGGCGATGTGGCGATGGTGGCGGACCCCCTGGCCGACCGGCCGGACCTGCCGCCGACGGTAGTGGAGAAGCTGATCCACCGTGTTTCGGAGGATCTGCGCCGGACCCTGGTCGAACGCTACCAGGTGCCCCCGTCGGTGGTGGCGGAACTGGTCGGGCGCGGGCGCGAGGCCGCGACCATGCTCCTGCTGGCGCCGCTGACGCGCGACGGCACGGATGTCGAGCTGCTGGCCCGGCACCTGCATGTCAACGGCCGCCTTACACCGACCCTGCTGTTCCGGGCGCTGTGCGCCGGCGATCTGGCGCTGTTCACGGCCGGCATGGCGGTGCGCGCCGGGATCGCCGTCGCCAATGCCGGCATCCTGCTGGCCGACGACGGGCCGCTGGGGCTCCGCTCGCTGTTCGAGCGGGCGCAGATCCACTCGCACCTGACGCCACCCTTCCGCTCCGCCCTGAAGGTCGTGCGGGAGACGGGCTACGAGGGTGGGGAAGCGGACCGGCGCGCCTTCCAGCTTGCCGTGCTGGCCCGCGTCCATGCCGAGTGCGGCCATATCGAGGAGCATGCGGTGGACGAACTGCTGATGCAGCTCTTCGACGGCAAGAGCGAGGAGGAGATCGACCGGGCCATGGAGATGGCGGGCCTGCCCTTCCTGCCGCTCCGGGCCAGCGACGACCGACGCTCCGGCGCCTGA
- a CDS encoding inositol-3-phosphate synthase, protein MVARAVKAEPRVRIALAGVGNCASSLIQGIAFYRGAGDNDAVPGLMNVRLGGYHVGDVEVAAAFDVAHAKVGLDLSEAMVAPPNNTRRFAEVPRLDVPVRRGPTLDGLGSYLRDRVPESEAPPVDVAAVLRDTGTDVLVSYLPVGSQRATEYYAEQALKAGCAFVNCIPVFIASRPEWRRRFEEAGLPLIGDDIKSQVGATIVHRMLANLFRERGVRLDRTYQLNFGGNADFLNMLERERLESKKQSKTQSVVSQLDRPLANDDAHVGPSDFVPWLTDRKWCYIRMEGTGFGDVPLNLELKLEVWDSPNSAGVVIDAVRCAKLALDRGIGGALDGPSSYFMKSPPHQCTDAEARQRTRDFIDGRDPGTGGVA, encoded by the coding sequence GTGGTGGCACGGGCGGTCAAGGCGGAACCCAGGGTCCGGATCGCGCTGGCGGGGGTGGGCAACTGCGCTTCGTCGCTGATCCAGGGCATCGCGTTCTACCGGGGCGCCGGGGACAACGACGCCGTGCCCGGCCTGATGAATGTCCGCCTGGGCGGCTATCATGTCGGGGATGTGGAGGTCGCGGCGGCCTTCGACGTCGCCCACGCCAAGGTCGGTCTCGACCTGTCGGAGGCGATGGTCGCCCCGCCGAACAACACCCGGCGTTTCGCCGAGGTGCCCCGGCTGGACGTGCCGGTCCGCCGCGGCCCGACGCTGGACGGGCTGGGCAGCTACCTGCGCGACCGCGTGCCGGAGTCCGAGGCGCCGCCCGTGGACGTCGCCGCGGTGCTGCGCGACACCGGCACGGACGTCCTGGTCTCCTACCTGCCGGTCGGATCGCAGCGGGCGACGGAATACTATGCCGAACAGGCGCTGAAGGCCGGCTGCGCCTTCGTCAACTGCATCCCGGTCTTCATCGCCAGCCGGCCGGAGTGGCGCCGCCGCTTCGAGGAGGCGGGGCTGCCCCTGATCGGCGACGACATCAAGTCCCAGGTCGGCGCCACCATCGTCCACCGCATGCTCGCCAACCTGTTCCGCGAGCGCGGCGTCCGGCTGGACCGGACCTACCAGCTCAATTTCGGGGGCAACGCCGATTTCCTGAACATGCTGGAGCGGGAGCGGCTGGAATCCAAGAAGCAGTCGAAGACCCAGTCGGTGGTCAGCCAGCTCGACCGTCCGTTGGCGAACGACGACGCCCATGTCGGGCCGAGCGACTTCGTGCCGTGGCTGACCGATCGGAAATGGTGCTACATCCGGATGGAGGGGACCGGCTTCGGCGACGTTCCCCTGAACCTGGAGCTGAAGCTGGAGGTCTGGGACAGCCCCAATTCCGCCGGCGTGGTGATCGATGCGGTGCGCTGCGCCAAGCTGGCGCTGGACCGCGGCATCGGCGGGGCGCTCGACGGACCCAGCAGCTATTTCATGAAGTCGCCGCCGCACCAGTGTACCGACGCGGAGGCGCGGCAGCGCACGCGCGACTTCATCGACGGCAGGGACCCCGGGACCGGCGGGGTGGCATGA
- a CDS encoding histidine phosphatase family protein has product MTRFLLVRHAPHAQQGRTLVGRTDVPLSDEGTPLAAALAERLAGEPLAAVQASPRLRTRSTAAMIADRHGLAVETAADLDEIDFGAWTGKDFDALEPDPGWRSWNAWRTGSRPPGGETMLEVQGRMLRHLEGVRARRPDGTVALVSHGDPIRAVLAFWLGIPLDLAHRLEVDPASVSRVELSPWGPRVLSVNETLRPGAGV; this is encoded by the coding sequence ATGACCCGGTTCCTGCTGGTCCGGCACGCGCCGCACGCTCAACAGGGGCGGACGCTGGTCGGCCGCACCGATGTGCCCCTGTCCGACGAGGGGACACCGCTGGCCGCCGCGCTGGCCGAGCGGCTGGCGGGAGAGCCGCTGGCGGCGGTGCAGGCCAGCCCCCGCCTGCGCACCCGGTCCACCGCCGCGATGATCGCCGACCGCCACGGGCTGGCGGTGGAGACGGCGGCGGACCTCGACGAGATCGACTTCGGCGCCTGGACCGGCAAGGACTTTGACGCCCTTGAGCCCGATCCCGGCTGGCGCTCCTGGAACGCCTGGCGCACCGGCTCCCGGCCGCCCGGAGGTGAAACGATGCTGGAGGTCCAGGGGCGGATGCTGCGGCACCTGGAGGGGGTGCGCGCACGCCGGCCCGACGGCACCGTCGCGCTCGTCTCCCACGGCGATCCGATCCGCGCCGTGCTCGCCTTCTGGCTGGGCATTCCGCTGGACCTCGCGCACCGGCTGGAGGTCGATCCCGCCTCGGTCAGCCGGGTGGAACTGTCCCCCTGGGGACCGCGGGTCCTGTCGGTCAACGAGACGCTGCGGCCGGGGGCGGGCGTATGA
- a CDS encoding CgeB family protein: MRLVVFGLTISSSWGNGHATLWRGLCAALARAGHRVTFFERDQDWYAETRDCHDIPGGALVLYRDWAEALPQARAALEGADAAMVTSYCPDGIAANDLVLEEGRGVRVFYDLDTPVTLARLEAGEPLGYIGPHGLRGFDLVLSYTGGRALDALRTRLGAERVAPLYGHVDPAVHRPVPPQPQYRADLSYLGTYAADRQRALEILLVEPARRLPRRRFVIGGAQYPADFPWTENIWFVRHLPPPEHPAFFSASRLTLNVTRAAMAAMGWCPSGRLFEAAACGTPILSDRWEGLDAFFTPGREILVAGTTEEAVAAIERDNADLDRIAAAARERVLAEHTADRRAADLLAHLEQARRPARAVL; this comes from the coding sequence ATGAGGCTGGTCGTCTTCGGGCTAACCATCTCATCCTCCTGGGGGAACGGGCACGCCACGCTCTGGCGTGGTCTCTGCGCCGCCCTGGCCCGGGCCGGCCACCGCGTCACCTTCTTCGAGCGTGACCAGGACTGGTACGCGGAGACCCGCGACTGCCACGACATCCCCGGCGGCGCGCTGGTGCTCTACCGCGACTGGGCCGAGGCGCTGCCGCAGGCCCGCGCGGCGCTGGAGGGGGCCGACGCCGCCATGGTCACCAGCTACTGCCCCGACGGCATCGCCGCCAACGACCTGGTGCTGGAGGAGGGACGGGGCGTGAGGGTGTTCTACGACCTGGACACCCCGGTGACGCTGGCCCGGCTGGAAGCCGGCGAACCGCTGGGTTACATCGGTCCGCACGGGCTGCGCGGCTTCGACCTGGTGCTGAGCTACACCGGCGGCCGTGCCCTGGACGCGCTGCGGACCCGGCTGGGCGCGGAACGGGTGGCGCCGCTCTACGGCCATGTCGATCCGGCCGTCCACCGGCCGGTGCCGCCGCAGCCGCAGTACCGCGCCGACCTCTCCTACCTGGGGACCTACGCCGCCGACCGGCAGCGGGCGCTGGAGATTCTGCTGGTCGAGCCGGCGCGCCGCCTGCCGCGGCGCCGTTTCGTGATCGGCGGGGCGCAGTACCCGGCGGACTTTCCCTGGACGGAGAACATCTGGTTCGTCCGCCACCTGCCGCCGCCGGAGCACCCGGCCTTCTTCAGCGCCTCCCGCCTGACGCTGAACGTGACGCGCGCCGCCATGGCCGCCATGGGCTGGTGCCCCTCGGGCCGGCTGTTCGAGGCGGCCGCCTGCGGCACGCCCATCCTCTCGGACCGCTGGGAGGGGCTGGACGCCTTCTTCACGCCGGGGCGGGAGATCCTGGTCGCCGGCACGACGGAGGAGGCGGTGGCGGCCATCGAGCGTGACAACGCCGACCTGGACCGCATCGCCGCTGCCGCGCGGGAGCGCGTGCTGGCCGAGCACACGGCCGACCGCCGGGCGGCCGACCTTCTGGCCCACCTGGAGCAGGCCCGCCGCCCGGCGCGGGCCGTTCTCTGA
- a CDS encoding sugar phosphate nucleotidyltransferase — MWGIVPAAGNGTRIQPLAFSKELLPVGSRLDGETERPRAVSEYLLERMVLGGADKLCMVISPGKSDILEYYGGSYGTAAIAYVVQPRPGGLCDALFRALPLVGPDEPVIVGLPDTVWFPEHALRALPEDDLSFLLFPVDRPELFDAVVLTPEGVVQEIQVKRADAASRWIWGAFRMPGRVFRELHQLWRERDRRDEYVGTLVNAWIARGGRALGVRAGEAYVDVGTVHGYRAAIGLLAGQGDGRGSGLPPRERTEAE, encoded by the coding sequence ATGTGGGGCATCGTACCGGCCGCGGGAAACGGCACGCGCATCCAGCCGCTGGCCTTCTCCAAGGAGCTGCTGCCCGTCGGCAGCCGCCTGGACGGGGAGACGGAGCGGCCGCGGGCGGTCAGCGAGTATCTGCTGGAACGCATGGTGCTGGGCGGGGCGGACAAGCTCTGCATGGTGATCTCCCCCGGCAAGTCCGACATCCTGGAATATTACGGCGGCAGCTACGGCACCGCCGCCATCGCCTATGTCGTGCAGCCGCGTCCGGGCGGGCTCTGCGATGCCCTGTTCCGGGCGCTGCCGCTGGTCGGTCCGGACGAGCCGGTGATCGTCGGCCTGCCGGACACGGTCTGGTTCCCCGAACATGCCCTGCGCGCACTGCCGGAGGACGATCTCTCGTTCCTGCTGTTTCCGGTGGACAGGCCGGAGCTGTTCGATGCCGTGGTGCTGACCCCGGAGGGCGTGGTGCAGGAGATCCAGGTGAAGCGCGCCGACGCCGCCAGCCGCTGGATCTGGGGGGCGTTCAGGATGCCGGGCCGGGTCTTCCGGGAGCTGCACCAGCTCTGGCGGGAGCGCGACCGCCGCGACGAGTATGTCGGCACCCTGGTCAATGCCTGGATCGCCCGCGGCGGCCGCGCCCTGGGGGTCAGAGCCGGGGAGGCGTATGTCGATGTCGGCACCGTCCACGGTTACCGGGCCGCCATCGGCCTGCTGGCCGGGCAGGGCGACGGACGGGGCTCAGGTCTGCCACCGCGCGAACGGACGGAGGCGGAATGA
- a CDS encoding TIGR04290 family methyltransferase, whose translation MTDVTDRAGPADADAIRRHAEALGPWFHNMDLRGVRTAPEHFLGDYPAVKWRSFADALPADLRGRSVLDIGCNAGFYAIEMKRRGAAHVLGIDSDPRYLGQARFAAEVLGLRDIEFRELSVYDVARLGRRFDLVLFMGVLYHLRHPLLALDLIHEHVAGDLLVFQSMQRGSPEIEPVAENYPFAETAAFDRPGYPRLHFIERRYADDHTNWWVPNRACAEAMLRSAGFEILGNPEQEVFVCRRGPRPPGEMAAYPARAPVDVGRTDSQGGEDACSTAS comes from the coding sequence ATGACGGATGTGACGGACCGGGCGGGGCCGGCGGATGCGGATGCTATCCGCCGCCACGCCGAGGCGCTGGGGCCCTGGTTCCACAACATGGACCTGCGCGGGGTGCGGACGGCGCCGGAGCACTTCCTGGGCGACTATCCGGCGGTCAAGTGGCGCTCCTTCGCGGACGCCCTGCCGGCCGACCTGCGCGGGCGCAGCGTGCTGGACATCGGCTGCAACGCCGGCTTCTACGCCATCGAGATGAAGCGCCGGGGCGCCGCGCATGTCCTGGGCATCGACAGCGATCCCCGTTACCTGGGGCAGGCCCGCTTCGCCGCCGAGGTTCTGGGTCTGCGCGACATCGAGTTCCGCGAGCTGTCCGTCTACGACGTGGCGCGGCTGGGCCGCCGCTTCGACCTCGTGCTGTTCATGGGGGTTCTCTACCACCTGCGCCACCCGCTGCTGGCGCTGGACCTGATCCATGAGCACGTCGCGGGCGACCTGCTGGTCTTCCAGTCCATGCAGCGCGGCAGCCCCGAGATCGAGCCGGTGGCGGAGAACTACCCCTTCGCGGAGACGGCAGCCTTCGACCGGCCGGGCTATCCGCGGCTGCACTTCATAGAGCGGCGCTACGCCGACGACCATACCAACTGGTGGGTTCCCAACAGGGCCTGCGCCGAGGCCATGCTGAGGAGTGCGGGCTTCGAGATCCTGGGCAACCCGGAACAGGAGGTCTTCGTCTGCCGCCGCGGCCCCCGGCCGCCGGGCGAGATGGCGGCCTATCCGGCCCGCGCCCCGGTTGACGTCGGCCGCACCGATTCACAGGGAGGGGAGGACGCATGCTCGACAGCGTCATGA
- a CDS encoding beta-xylosidase encodes MLDSVMIWNEPNNKSHWDIELDSDWALFAGMARLTGQALREACPGVPRVLGGISPIDPGFLRNMQGRGVLDEVDAVAVHGFPLDWNHWQIHEWPDKLEEIRQVTSKDLWVSEVGISTFGAEEVQEFGLHRTADLLIGRVPRIHWYSLFDLPKAWPATTRHREAEGSSYYRHFYMGLVREDGTPKRAFHDFARYTPEMGFCQWFHFQDHRLDDAVRLMKDLGVTYLRTGLSWADYYRPGALDWFDRQMEALRDFDVTVTYCFTPEHKGVQPHHTSPPQAAEEFAQFCVEMTRRYSGQAGAARADQRLAPAGA; translated from the coding sequence ATGCTCGACAGCGTCATGATCTGGAACGAGCCGAACAACAAGTCCCACTGGGACATCGAGCTCGACAGCGACTGGGCGCTGTTCGCCGGGATGGCGCGGCTGACCGGGCAGGCCCTGCGCGAGGCGTGCCCCGGCGTGCCGCGGGTCCTGGGCGGCATCTCCCCCATTGATCCCGGCTTCCTGCGCAACATGCAGGGCCGCGGCGTGCTGGACGAGGTGGACGCGGTCGCGGTCCACGGCTTTCCGCTGGACTGGAACCACTGGCAGATCCACGAGTGGCCGGACAAGCTGGAGGAGATCCGGCAGGTCACCTCCAAGGATCTCTGGGTGTCGGAGGTCGGCATCTCCACCTTCGGGGCGGAGGAGGTGCAGGAGTTCGGCCTGCACCGCACGGCCGACCTGCTGATCGGCCGCGTTCCCCGCATCCACTGGTACAGCCTGTTCGACCTGCCCAAGGCGTGGCCGGCCACGACCCGCCACCGCGAAGCGGAGGGGTCCAGCTACTACCGCCACTTCTACATGGGGCTGGTGCGCGAGGACGGAACGCCCAAGCGCGCCTTCCACGACTTCGCCCGCTACACCCCGGAGATGGGGTTCTGCCAGTGGTTCCATTTCCAGGACCACCGGCTGGACGATGCCGTGCGACTGATGAAGGACCTCGGCGTCACCTATCTGCGCACCGGCCTCTCCTGGGCCGACTACTACCGTCCCGGCGCGCTGGACTGGTTCGACCGGCAGATGGAGGCGTTGCGGGATTTCGACGTCACCGTCACCTACTGCTTCACACCCGAGCACAAGGGGGTCCAGCCGCACCACACGAGCCCGCCGCAGGCGGCGGAGGAGTTCGCGCAGTTCTGCGTGGAGATGACCCGCCGCTATTCCGGCCAGGCGGGAGCGGCGCGGGCCGACCAGCGGCTGGCGCCGGCCGGGGCGTGA
- a CDS encoding PIG-L deacetylase family protein produces the protein MSPGGPGPLGRALRGPARGTPFVEAFLRELRRPEVTVLDARRIALVAAHPDDETVGLGAQLPRLAGLRIVHVTDGAPADMRDAREHGFASREDYAAARREELETAMAVAGIPPVRLVGLGVADQEASHVMTGLARRLADLFDAQGVALAITHPYEGGHPDHDAACFAVHAAARLLARQGRPAPAVLEMASYHAGPDGNLVTNRFLWRPDCPEVELPLDEQARILKRRLLACHHTQQAVLAQFHLGCERVRPAPAYDFLSPPHEGPPWYENFRWGGLDGAGWRALAAGAIGALELEAPPWR, from the coding sequence GTGAGCCCCGGCGGACCCGGTCCGCTCGGTCGGGCGCTGCGGGGACCGGCGCGCGGCACGCCGTTCGTGGAGGCGTTCCTGCGGGAGCTGCGCCGGCCGGAGGTGACGGTCCTGGATGCCCGCCGTATCGCCCTGGTCGCCGCCCACCCCGACGACGAGACGGTGGGGCTGGGGGCGCAGCTTCCGCGGCTGGCCGGCCTGCGCATCGTCCATGTCACCGACGGCGCCCCCGCCGACATGCGCGACGCCCGCGAGCACGGTTTCGCCAGCCGCGAGGACTATGCCGCCGCCCGGCGGGAGGAGCTGGAGACGGCCATGGCCGTGGCCGGCATCCCTCCGGTGCGTCTGGTCGGCCTGGGCGTGGCCGATCAGGAGGCCAGCCATGTCATGACGGGGCTGGCGCGCCGGCTGGCCGACCTGTTCGACGCCCAGGGCGTGGCGCTCGCCATCACCCACCCCTACGAGGGCGGACACCCCGACCACGACGCCGCCTGCTTCGCCGTCCACGCGGCGGCGCGGCTGCTGGCGCGCCAGGGCCGGCCGGCCCCGGCCGTTCTGGAGATGGCAAGCTATCACGCCGGGCCGGACGGCAATCTGGTGACCAACCGCTTCCTATGGCGGCCGGACTGTCCGGAGGTGGAATTGCCTCTGGACGAACAGGCGCGCATCCTGAAGAGACGCCTTCTCGCATGCCACCACACCCAGCAGGCGGTCCTGGCGCAGTTCCACCTCGGCTGCGAACGGGTGCGTCCCGCACCCGCCTACGACTTCCTGAGCCCGCCCCACGAGGGGCCGCCCTGGTACGAGAACTTCCGCTGGGGCGGGCTGGACGGTGCGGGCTGGCGTGCCTTGGCGGCCGGGGCGATCGGCGCGCTGGAACTGGAGGCTCCGCCATGGCGCTGA
- a CDS encoding glycosyltransferase: MALTVLQVAYPLAPVSADAVGGAEQILAWLDHGLVERGHRSLVIACEGSTVAGELRTIPAETGVLDEAARQRAQARMREAIRDVLDRHPVDLVHLHGVDAMAYLPPPGVPALLTLHLPPNWYPDLLWRLERPDTWLVPVSETQARACPGGTAALLPPVLNGVPVEAFGRVTRRRPVAAALGRICPEKGFEHALGAATLARMPLLLAGQVYAYEAHRRYFDDVLRPRLVRPHRWLGPLGFRAKRHLLSLAQCVAVPSLCDETSSLVAIEAMACGTPVVAFPRGALPEVVTEGVTGFLVPDVDCMAEAMQGARFIDPDACRAAARARFGLDAMVEGYLARYRTALRSRRDGADRSRAMAG, from the coding sequence ATGGCGCTGACCGTGTTGCAGGTCGCTTACCCGCTGGCCCCCGTGAGTGCAGACGCCGTGGGCGGGGCGGAACAGATCCTGGCCTGGCTCGACCACGGTCTGGTCGAACGCGGCCACCGCTCGCTGGTGATCGCCTGCGAGGGCTCGACCGTCGCCGGCGAGCTGCGGACGATCCCGGCCGAGACGGGCGTGCTGGACGAGGCGGCCCGACAGCGCGCCCAGGCGCGGATGCGCGAGGCGATCCGGGACGTGCTCGACCGCCATCCCGTCGATCTCGTCCACCTGCACGGCGTGGACGCCATGGCCTATCTGCCGCCGCCGGGCGTGCCTGCGCTGCTCACCCTTCACCTGCCGCCCAACTGGTATCCCGATCTGCTCTGGCGGCTGGAGCGGCCGGACACCTGGCTGGTGCCCGTCTCCGAGACACAGGCGCGCGCCTGCCCGGGCGGGACCGCGGCCCTGCTGCCCCCGGTGCTGAACGGCGTGCCGGTGGAGGCGTTCGGGCGCGTCACCCGCCGGCGCCCGGTCGCCGCCGCCCTGGGCCGAATCTGCCCGGAGAAGGGCTTCGAGCACGCGCTCGGGGCCGCGACCCTGGCCCGGATGCCGCTGCTGCTGGCCGGGCAGGTCTATGCCTATGAGGCGCACCGGCGCTACTTCGACGATGTGCTGCGGCCGCGTCTGGTGCGGCCGCACCGCTGGCTGGGTCCGCTGGGCTTCCGGGCCAAACGGCACCTTCTGTCGCTGGCCCAGTGCGTGGCCGTGCCCAGCCTGTGCGATGAGACGAGTTCGCTTGTCGCCATCGAGGCGATGGCCTGCGGCACGCCCGTGGTGGCCTTCCCGCGCGGCGCCCTCCCGGAGGTGGTGACGGAGGGGGTCACGGGATTCCTGGTGCCGGACGTGGACTGCATGGCGGAGGCGATGCAGGGCGCGCGCTTCATCGACCCCGACGCCTGCCGCGCCGCGGCCCGCGCCCGTTTCGGCCTGGACGCCATGGTGGAGGGCTATCTCGCCCGCTACCGGACGGCCTTGCGGTCCCGTCGGGACGGGGCGGACCGGTCCCGCGCCATGGCCGGCTGA